A stretch of the Streptomyces sp. WMMB303 genome encodes the following:
- a CDS encoding serine/threonine-protein kinase: protein MRSLRADDPERIGQYRLLGRLGEGGMGSVYLAQSPRGRTVAVKLVRPELAGHAEFRHRFEQEVGAARRVGGEWTAPVLDADTEADPPWVATGYIPGITLYEAVADRGTPLPARTLRILANRLARALGAVHEAGLVHRDVKPSNILVTIDGPRVIDFGIARALETVADAHLTRTGAVVGSPGFMSPEQVRGDRVTGSSDIFSLGSVLAFAATGRTPFGGDGAAGHVQLYRITQEEPDLAGVPGELRGLVADCLAKPAAQRPGLSEILDRTADPEDEPGPGTSGAETAEPWLPAGLVARLGRHAARLLDAEVPGARAAAARVAEAPAVPPAPGAGHPESPESPPPAAPDAPQPKERATGTDGPDPAGAEAAATAATGSPATAVTPSDPAGTDFAAAPAPGDTPASGDPAASGAGGAAAEGGETASGAGAPPPAPGEAQMHGMLTVTGPPTAPAGPHPPHGGEPPGPGRPATPGYTVHGPAAARPERAHRRGMLLGALGVVLALVSGLGTFVALRVYDNGGDAARQQPDPAVKASPGDGSRTPSPEDIGSPAPDGALPRGYLGAWQGSVQDADGSTITRRFEIRQGEQGEVVAKTVNIRADMMCEGEATLVAFEGADTGLRITSRITGSHPASRTCSPYQEQTLRLRADGTLSWIYPSGSLSAKLRKVGDAAAPVPRSMAGEWQGTTEQGEERTLTLRRGRVGTATLRLTGEHAGVSCVWENTLGGAEGETLTYGPDRVDGASAPGCAASVESLRITAVGGDAIRVSPVGEPDGAGRVYRRAGSD, encoded by the coding sequence ATGAGGTCCCTGCGTGCGGACGATCCTGAACGCATCGGCCAGTACCGGCTGCTGGGACGGCTCGGCGAAGGCGGGATGGGCAGCGTCTACCTCGCCCAGTCCCCGCGCGGCCGTACGGTCGCCGTCAAGCTGGTCCGGCCGGAGCTGGCCGGACACGCCGAGTTCCGGCACCGCTTCGAGCAGGAGGTCGGTGCCGCGCGCCGGGTCGGCGGCGAGTGGACGGCGCCGGTACTGGACGCGGACACCGAGGCGGACCCGCCCTGGGTCGCCACCGGCTACATACCGGGCATCACCCTCTACGAGGCCGTCGCGGACCGGGGGACGCCGCTGCCCGCGCGCACCCTCCGCATCCTGGCCAACCGGCTCGCCCGCGCGCTCGGTGCCGTCCACGAAGCGGGGCTGGTACACCGCGACGTGAAGCCCTCGAACATCCTGGTCACCATCGACGGCCCGCGCGTCATCGACTTCGGTATCGCGCGGGCACTGGAGACCGTGGCGGACGCGCATCTGACGCGGACGGGCGCCGTCGTCGGCTCGCCCGGGTTCATGTCCCCCGAGCAGGTGCGCGGTGACCGGGTGACCGGGAGCAGCGACATCTTCTCGCTCGGCTCGGTGCTCGCCTTCGCCGCGACGGGACGCACCCCCTTCGGGGGCGACGGAGCCGCCGGGCACGTGCAGTTGTACCGGATCACCCAGGAGGAGCCCGACCTGGCGGGCGTTCCCGGGGAACTGCGAGGTCTGGTCGCCGACTGCCTGGCCAAGCCCGCCGCGCAGCGGCCGGGGCTGTCGGAGATCCTGGACCGGACTGCGGACCCCGAGGACGAGCCGGGCCCCGGTACGTCCGGTGCGGAGACCGCCGAACCCTGGCTCCCGGCCGGCCTGGTGGCCCGGTTGGGCCGGCACGCGGCACGTCTGCTGGACGCGGAGGTGCCCGGCGCCCGGGCAGCGGCGGCCCGGGTCGCCGAGGCGCCCGCCGTCCCGCCCGCTCCCGGCGCCGGACACCCGGAGTCACCGGAGTCACCGCCCCCGGCCGCGCCGGACGCTCCGCAGCCGAAGGAGCGCGCCACGGGGACCGACGGCCCCGATCCGGCCGGTGCCGAGGCGGCGGCCACTGCGGCGACCGGCTCTCCGGCCACCGCCGTCACTCCGTCCGATCCGGCGGGTACCGACTTCGCAGCGGCCCCCGCTCCCGGTGACACCCCCGCTTCCGGCGACCCCGCGGCGTCCGGCGCCGGGGGAGCGGCCGCCGAGGGCGGCGAGACCGCGTCCGGGGCCGGGGCGCCGCCCCCGGCGCCCGGCGAGGCGCAGATGCACGGCATGTTGACCGTCACGGGACCGCCGACCGCGCCCGCCGGCCCACATCCTCCGCACGGTGGCGAGCCCCCCGGGCCCGGCCGGCCCGCCACGCCGGGGTACACCGTGCACGGCCCGGCCGCGGCCCGGCCCGAACGCGCGCACCGGCGCGGCATGCTGCTGGGGGCGCTCGGTGTGGTGCTGGCGCTGGTGTCCGGTCTCGGCACCTTCGTCGCGCTGCGCGTGTACGACAACGGCGGGGATGCCGCACGGCAGCAACCGGATCCAGCGGTGAAGGCGTCCCCCGGCGACGGGTCGCGGACTCCGTCGCCCGAGGACATCGGCAGCCCGGCTCCGGACGGCGCGCTGCCCAGGGGGTATCTGGGCGCCTGGCAGGGCAGCGTCCAGGACGCCGACGGCTCCACGATCACCCGGCGGTTCGAGATCCGGCAGGGCGAGCAGGGCGAGGTCGTGGCCAAGACCGTCAACATCCGTGCCGACATGATGTGCGAGGGCGAGGCGACGCTGGTGGCCTTCGAGGGCGCCGACACGGGGCTGCGGATCACCAGCCGGATCACCGGCAGCCATCCCGCGTCCAGGACCTGCTCCCCCTATCAGGAGCAGACGCTGCGGCTGCGCGCCGACGGCACCCTCTCCTGGATCTATCCGAGCGGGTCGCTCTCGGCGAAGCTGCGCAAGGTGGGCGACGCCGCGGCCCCCGTGCCCCGCAGCATGGCGGGCGAGTGGCAGGGAACCACGGAGCAGGGCGAGGAACGTACCCTCACCCTGCGCCGCGGCCGGGTCGGGACCGCCACCCTCCGGCTGACCGGGGAGCACGCGGGCGTGTCCTGCGTGTGGGAGAACACCCTCGGCGGTGCGGAGGGAGAGACCCTGACGTACGGGCCGGACCGGGTGGACGGGGCCTCGGCACCGGGGTGCGCGGCGTCGGTCGAGTCGCTGCGGATCACCGCGGTCGGCGGCGACGCGATCCGGGTCTCACCGGTGGGGGAGCCCGACGGGGCGGGGCGCGTCTACCGCCGGGCCGGCTCGGACTGA